The following coding sequences lie in one Pontibacter sp. G13 genomic window:
- the fumC gene encoding class II fumarate hydratase, whose product MGFRIEKDTMGEIQVPADKYWGAQTQRSLQNFKIGGQTMPIEVIRAFAYLKKAAALTNAELTDFPQDKADTIAKVCDEILEGKLDEHFPLVVWQTGSGTQSNMNVNEVVANRGAEMLGHEMGKKDPIHPNDHVNKSQSSNDTFPTAMHIAAYKMVVEHTLPLLQSLIDTLKSKAEAFKAVVKIGRTHLMDATPLTLGQEFSGYVVQLEHSKKVIEDSLHHLTELALGGTAVGTGLNTPVGYSEKVAAKIAELTGHPFVTAENKFEALSAHDAMVEVSGALKRAAVSFMNIANNIRLLSSGPRCGIGEITIPANEPGSSIMPGKVNPTQAEAATMVCAQIIGNDAAVTVSGTHGHFQLNVFKPVMIYNVLMSARLLGDACDSFNQNLAVGIEPNHDRIKSHLNNSLMLVTALNTHIGYDKAATIAKTAYNENTTLKEAAIKLGYLTDEEFDKIVVPENMIGHQS is encoded by the coding sequence ATGGGTTTCAGAATAGAAAAAGACACCATGGGGGAGATTCAAGTCCCCGCTGACAAATACTGGGGTGCCCAGACACAACGGTCCCTCCAAAACTTCAAGATCGGTGGCCAAACGATGCCGATCGAGGTGATTCGTGCATTTGCATACCTCAAGAAGGCTGCAGCACTCACCAACGCTGAACTCACTGATTTCCCTCAGGACAAAGCTGATACGATTGCCAAGGTTTGTGATGAAATCCTCGAAGGAAAACTGGATGAGCATTTCCCTCTGGTAGTATGGCAGACTGGATCTGGTACCCAGTCCAATATGAACGTGAACGAGGTCGTCGCCAATCGTGGTGCTGAAATGCTCGGGCACGAAATGGGAAAAAAAGACCCGATCCACCCAAACGATCACGTCAACAAATCCCAATCCTCCAATGATACCTTCCCGACTGCAATGCATATCGCAGCCTATAAAATGGTCGTTGAGCATACCTTGCCTTTGTTGCAATCTTTGATTGACACACTCAAGTCCAAAGCCGAAGCATTCAAGGCTGTAGTCAAAATCGGTCGTACACACTTGATGGATGCTACTCCGTTGACACTCGGACAAGAGTTCTCCGGATACGTCGTGCAATTGGAGCATAGCAAGAAAGTCATCGAAGATAGCCTTCACCATTTGACTGAATTGGCACTCGGTGGTACTGCGGTAGGTACTGGATTGAATACGCCAGTGGGATACTCCGAAAAGGTAGCTGCAAAAATCGCTGAATTGACTGGCCACCCTTTTGTAACCGCAGAAAATAAATTCGAAGCGCTTTCTGCTCATGATGCTATGGTGGAAGTTTCTGGCGCTCTCAAGCGTGCGGCTGTCAGCTTCATGAACATTGCCAACAACATCCGTCTGTTGTCTTCTGGTCCTCGCTGTGGAATCGGTGAAATCACCATTCCTGCCAATGAACCTGGATCATCCATCATGCCCGGTAAGGTGAATCCTACTCAGGCAGAGGCAGCGACTATGGTATGTGCACAGATCATTGGAAACGATGCCGCAGTTACCGTATCTGGTACTCACGGGCATTTCCAATTGAATGTGTTCAAACCCGTCATGATCTACAATGTGCTGATGTCCGCTCGTTTGTTGGGAGACGCTTGTGATTCCTTCAATCAGAATCTCGCTGTGGGGATTGAGCCTAATCACGACCGGATCAAGTCTCACTTGAACAACTCTTTGATGTTGGTCACTGCTTTGAATACACACATTGGGTATGACAAAGCGGCTACCATTGCAAAAACTGCCTACAATGAGAATACCACGCTGAAAGAAGCTGCTATCAAGTTGGGCTATCTGACAGATGAGGAATTCGACAAAATCGTGGTACCCGAGAACATGATCGGGCATCAATCATAA
- a CDS encoding regulatory protein RecX gives MAEEILTKIYKYCVYQDRCKSEVVKKLKQLGIEDQRVEPIIEHLEAERYLDEQRYATSFARGKFTYKHWGRIKIQHELQSKGIPDDIISEALAEEVDDEVYEVKIRKLLQQKIKQIKDLPDAETRVKLSRYMVQKGYEYDFVNAGIDRLFESVSESSN, from the coding sequence ATGGCGGAAGAAATCTTAACCAAGATTTACAAGTATTGTGTGTATCAAGATCGTTGCAAATCCGAAGTTGTCAAAAAATTGAAACAACTAGGCATTGAGGACCAGCGGGTCGAGCCGATCATTGAGCACCTAGAGGCGGAGAGATATTTGGACGAACAACGCTACGCTACCAGTTTCGCGAGAGGAAAATTCACCTACAAGCACTGGGGGAGGATCAAGATCCAGCACGAACTCCAATCCAAAGGAATCCCCGATGACATCATCAGCGAGGCTTTGGCAGAGGAAGTAGATGACGAAGTGTATGAAGTGAAAATTCGGAAACTGCTCCAACAAAAAATCAAGCAGATCAAAGATCTTCCAGACGCGGAGACCAGAGTCAAACTCTCCCGGTACATGGTACAGAAGGGGTATGAGTATGATTTTGTCAATGCCGGAATCGATCGACTGTTCGAGTCTGTTTCGGAATCATCCAATTAG
- a CDS encoding tetrahydrofolate dehydrogenase/cyclohydrolase catalytic domain-containing protein translates to MPEPLLLDGKSLSKQLEQTLSSRVENLSNLTGTRPTLATILVGDDPASATYVAMKAKACHRVGMESISKHLPSHTTTEELLSVIRDLNEDPNVHGILLQHPVPHQIDERAAFDAISPLKDVDGVTAAGFGSMTMGSQAYGSATPAGIMRLLSHYHIPLEGKHAVVIGRSPILGKPMAMMLLNAHATVTICHSRTQNLPELVRQSDIVVAAVGKPKFVQADWIKQGSILVDAGYHPGRVGDIDLEAAKSLSAAYTPVPGGVGPMTISTLMAQTFEAASMLCGQPC, encoded by the coding sequence ATGCCGGAACCACTGCTCCTAGATGGAAAATCCCTGTCCAAGCAACTTGAGCAAACCCTCTCAAGTCGTGTAGAGAATCTATCCAACTTGACTGGGACACGCCCCACTTTGGCTACGATTCTTGTGGGAGATGACCCTGCTTCTGCCACCTATGTAGCGATGAAGGCCAAAGCCTGTCATCGAGTAGGCATGGAATCCATCAGCAAACATCTACCCAGCCATACCACGACAGAGGAACTACTTTCAGTCATTCGGGATCTGAATGAAGACCCCAATGTGCATGGCATATTGCTTCAGCACCCAGTCCCTCACCAAATTGATGAACGGGCAGCTTTCGATGCAATCTCTCCACTCAAAGATGTCGATGGGGTTACGGCTGCTGGATTTGGAAGCATGACCATGGGGAGCCAAGCTTATGGAAGTGCTACGCCTGCGGGCATCATGAGATTGCTGAGCCACTACCATATTCCGCTAGAGGGAAAGCATGCGGTGGTGATCGGCAGGAGTCCAATTTTGGGTAAACCGATGGCCATGATGCTACTCAATGCACATGCAACCGTGACAATTTGCCACTCTCGGACTCAGAATCTACCAGAGCTTGTTCGCCAATCAGACATCGTAGTTGCTGCAGTCGGCAAACCCAAATTCGTTCAGGCAGATTGGATCAAGCAAGGTTCAATTCTGGTGGATGCGGGATATCACCCCGGTCGTGTTGGTGATATTGATTTGGAGGCAGCGAAATCCCTTAGTGCAGCCTATACGCCTGTCCCCGGTGGCGTTGGTCCGATGACGATATCCACATTGATGGCCCAAACATTCGAAGCAGCGTCGATGCTTTGTGGGCAACCATGTTGA
- the ddlA gene encoding D-alanine--D-alanine ligase, translated as MSQLTSLALMFGGKSPEHDVSIRSARNIFQAIDRARFSVTLIGVDRSGIWKHISEAEFLAETLELDKVGNPLAVIPGREHDQIISLDDQKEFPQIDVVFSIIHGIFGEDGTLQGLLRQINLPFVGPDVLGSAVAMDKDVAKRLLKEADLLVAEGLVFHRHEADAIDFVGVRNQLGMPVFIKPANMGSSVGVSRAENLDEFTQAVNLAFKYDRKILIESAIEGREVECAVMGNEVPETTTIGEVTMNIEGFYDYDSKYESDVAAQVTIPAEGIAEDLQAKLILVAKSAYKVLECEGMARVDMFLTEEGRVFINEVNTLPGFTNISMYPKLWEHAGTSYSDLITHLVELGIERSQSAQSLEKNK; from the coding sequence ATGTCCCAATTGACTTCTCTCGCCCTCATGTTTGGCGGGAAATCCCCTGAACACGATGTATCCATTCGCTCTGCGAGAAATATATTCCAGGCCATTGACCGAGCTCGGTTTTCCGTGACCCTGATTGGCGTAGACCGATCTGGCATTTGGAAGCATATTTCCGAAGCGGAATTCTTGGCAGAAACCCTCGAACTCGACAAAGTTGGAAATCCTTTGGCAGTGATCCCAGGCCGTGAACATGACCAGATCATTTCCCTCGATGACCAGAAGGAATTTCCCCAGATTGATGTGGTATTCTCCATCATTCACGGAATTTTCGGAGAAGATGGCACCCTGCAAGGGTTGCTTCGCCAAATCAACCTCCCATTCGTAGGCCCTGACGTACTCGGCTCCGCAGTCGCGATGGACAAGGACGTCGCCAAAAGACTCTTGAAAGAAGCTGATCTGCTGGTTGCCGAAGGATTGGTCTTCCACAGACACGAAGCTGATGCCATCGATTTTGTAGGCGTTCGCAATCAGTTGGGCATGCCGGTATTCATCAAACCTGCCAATATGGGCTCCTCTGTCGGGGTCTCACGAGCTGAAAACCTAGATGAATTTACCCAAGCGGTCAATCTCGCCTTCAAATACGATCGTAAAATCCTCATCGAATCTGCCATTGAGGGACGCGAGGTGGAATGTGCGGTGATGGGCAATGAAGTCCCCGAAACCACCACCATTGGTGAAGTCACCATGAATATTGAAGGGTTCTACGATTACGACTCCAAGTACGAAAGTGACGTGGCAGCCCAGGTGACTATTCCTGCCGAAGGAATTGCAGAAGACCTTCAGGCCAAATTGATCCTCGTTGCCAAGAGTGCATACAAGGTTCTGGAATGTGAAGGAATGGCCCGGGTGGATATGTTTCTCACCGAGGAAGGGCGCGTCTTCATCAACGAGGTGAATACCCTCCCAGGATTTACCAATATCAGTATGTACCCCAAATTGTGGGAACATGCCGGAACCAGCTATTCTGACCTCATTACCCATTTGGTTGAGCTTGGGATCGAACGGAGTCAAAGCGCTCAATCGCTAGAAAAAAACAAATAG